The Flexivirga oryzae genome has a segment encoding these proteins:
- a CDS encoding beta-glucosidase, protein MTAEEEVRTSSAPWTDNTLGVDERVDALLGALTIGEKAAQLGSYWPRTEEHSSDGDVAPMQSAFEDGRRDLEATAADGLGHLTRVFGSGPVDPATGVERLRTMQQIVVDRQRLGIPAIAHEECLTGFTTLGATCYPAAIAWGASFEPALVHEMARRIGNDMRAVGVHQGLSPVLDVVRDYRWGRVEETMGEDPYLTGTLGVDYVRGLQSSGVIATLKHFAGYAGSRAGRNHAPVSIGRREFEDVVLVPFEMAVRLGEVGSVMNSYADLDGEPPAASYRLLTEILRERWGFEGTVVSDYWAVTFLHGMHRVAATLEQAGELSLAAGMDVELPETSAFFGLADAVEAGRVAEAVLDRAARRVLRQKVQLGLLDPDTEPAPTGDVPATLDSADNRAHARRMAERSIVLVRNENHVLPIADRPQRIGVIGPSATQPRTYLGCYTFPNHVLSRFEEHGAGIDLQPLLDALGTELPSAELRHARGVDFTDPDVSGIPEALEVVRGSDLVVLTVGDLAGLFGRGTSGEGCDVVDLALPGAQAILVDEVLTVAGELDVPVVLVLITGRPYAVGEFVDRTAAIVQAFMPGEEAGPALAGVISGRVNPSGKLPVGLPALRGGQPGTYLGPPLAVSDDGVSNLDPRPAYAFGHGLSYTTFEVSGLQLSADSIAPDGTVRVSVLVRNTGDRAGATVVQLYLSDPVAQVVRPTRWLCGFAKLDLEPGAVARVSFDVHADRTSFSGLDGRRIVEPGDFDVAVGTSSEDLSLSARFRIEGAVRMVDEGRVLVTPVSVAAQ, encoded by the coding sequence ATGACTGCAGAAGAAGAGGTGCGGACATCGTCCGCACCGTGGACCGACAACACCCTCGGCGTGGACGAGCGGGTGGACGCCCTGCTCGGTGCGCTGACGATCGGCGAGAAGGCCGCCCAGTTGGGGTCGTACTGGCCTCGCACCGAGGAGCACTCGTCGGACGGCGACGTGGCGCCGATGCAGTCCGCGTTCGAGGACGGTCGCCGGGACCTGGAGGCGACCGCCGCCGACGGGCTGGGTCACCTGACGCGGGTGTTCGGCTCCGGGCCGGTCGATCCTGCGACCGGTGTCGAGCGGTTGCGCACGATGCAGCAGATCGTCGTCGATCGCCAGCGCCTCGGCATACCCGCCATCGCACACGAGGAGTGCCTGACCGGATTCACCACCCTCGGCGCGACGTGCTACCCGGCGGCGATCGCCTGGGGCGCGTCCTTCGAACCCGCACTCGTCCACGAGATGGCTCGCCGGATCGGCAACGACATGAGGGCCGTTGGGGTTCACCAGGGTCTGTCCCCGGTGCTCGACGTGGTCCGGGACTACCGTTGGGGCCGGGTCGAGGAGACCATGGGCGAGGACCCGTACCTCACCGGCACACTCGGCGTCGACTACGTGCGCGGGCTGCAGAGCAGCGGCGTCATCGCCACCCTGAAGCACTTCGCCGGGTATGCCGGCTCGCGGGCCGGTCGCAACCATGCACCCGTGTCGATCGGTCGCCGGGAGTTCGAGGACGTCGTCCTGGTGCCGTTCGAGATGGCGGTCCGGCTGGGCGAGGTCGGGTCGGTGATGAACTCGTATGCCGACCTGGACGGGGAGCCGCCGGCTGCGTCATACCGGCTGCTGACCGAGATCCTGCGCGAACGCTGGGGATTCGAGGGCACGGTGGTCTCCGACTACTGGGCGGTGACGTTCCTGCACGGCATGCACCGGGTCGCGGCCACCCTGGAGCAGGCGGGCGAGCTGTCGCTCGCCGCGGGGATGGACGTGGAGTTGCCGGAGACCAGTGCGTTCTTCGGGCTCGCCGATGCCGTCGAGGCCGGGCGGGTCGCCGAAGCCGTGCTGGACCGGGCGGCCCGCCGGGTGCTGCGGCAGAAGGTGCAGCTGGGTCTGCTCGACCCGGACACGGAGCCGGCACCGACCGGTGACGTGCCGGCCACGCTGGACAGTGCGGACAATCGAGCGCATGCGCGGAGGATGGCCGAACGCTCGATCGTTCTGGTGCGCAACGAGAACCACGTCCTGCCGATCGCCGATCGCCCGCAGCGGATCGGGGTGATCGGACCGTCGGCGACGCAGCCCCGGACGTACCTCGGGTGTTACACCTTCCCGAACCACGTGCTGTCCCGTTTCGAGGAGCACGGCGCCGGCATCGACCTGCAGCCGCTGCTCGACGCGCTCGGCACGGAGTTGCCCTCCGCCGAGCTGCGCCATGCCCGCGGCGTCGACTTCACCGACCCCGATGTGAGCGGCATCCCCGAGGCACTGGAGGTGGTTCGGGGAAGCGACCTCGTGGTACTCACCGTCGGTGACCTCGCGGGCCTCTTCGGCCGCGGCACCTCGGGCGAGGGATGCGACGTGGTGGACCTGGCGCTGCCCGGCGCGCAGGCGATCCTCGTCGACGAGGTGCTCACGGTCGCCGGTGAACTCGACGTGCCGGTCGTGCTCGTGCTGATCACCGGACGGCCGTACGCGGTCGGCGAATTCGTCGACCGGACGGCCGCGATCGTGCAGGCGTTCATGCCGGGGGAGGAGGCCGGTCCGGCACTCGCCGGCGTCATCTCGGGGCGGGTGAACCCGAGCGGCAAACTCCCGGTCGGCCTGCCGGCGCTGCGCGGCGGTCAGCCGGGCACCTACCTCGGGCCGCCGCTCGCCGTGAGCGACGACGGTGTGTCCAACCTGGACCCGCGGCCGGCATACGCCTTCGGACACGGACTCAGCTACACGACGTTCGAGGTGAGCGGGTTGCAGCTGTCGGCCGACTCGATCGCGCCGGACGGCACGGTCCGGGTGAGCGTGCTCGTGCGCAACACCGGCGACCGGGCCGGAGCAACGGTGGTGCAGCTGTACCTGTCCGATCCGGTGGCCCAGGTGGTCCGGCCGACCCGGTGGCTGTGCGGTTTCGCCAAGCTCGACCTCGAGCCGGGTGCAGTGGCCCGGGTGAGCTTCGACGTGCAC